Proteins encoded by one window of Elaeis guineensis isolate ETL-2024a chromosome 12, EG11, whole genome shotgun sequence:
- the LOC105055079 gene encoding uncharacterized protein — protein MTLEDFFTLTEMKDGLSNLARVEELISMLQKLKDCIINNAGDAARQWSTVVGTLAATGSKGCLDHFVQLNGLCFLNQWLQEAQKCSINANDGVVEELIIKLLALLEKLPINSEKSNSSGVGITVERLLSHDNLLIKERAKILYNKWKHAENAEGSCSDSEKGENSHIEQPKPSDNAQIIEDGTSSVYPVFGISASKGGADDGSCKVESGGTESHQSDVTRCSDSLQKPDSIISERTCVQNQTETATSSTSADANVTLGDANSSGSSLISNSCQETLSVTEESSVCPAAGLPSSGTCSSQFARGEDDQPNVSVSKDASDADCVKEMKVNTVEENLSESAQIEICNVPPSSSLSASASEEIAATEPTVLCNLDSHKNEAHPLETGGPEPEIGGGDCRVPNCLGKQVAHVAKNFQDLYSQSCMIGKLDGSVNSQQREEDVENDGGIKNLGSEVDLKLSKGVVIPCHSSKEKETKASGVLNQKSDLGLEYEIDALEVARQVAIQVEREVVDYREPFSSSPEVNSGEMTGAYSPDVEEGKQDQSVIGEVNGNKSPAHEKDHSGNASSLKEDGSGITENISTDPEKPEQGLESSKLNFSVQEPLGKSGGNRCIFDLNANISAGESDCLVRPIHGVPVNVSAPIAVVAAPKGSPGLPVTPLHFGGELGWKGSAATSAFRPASPRRTPDGEKMHLSPKQKPSFLGIDLNVAESEDDVANEPLSVKQLPASSGLPSGDSSIEVSSRRAERLMLDLNRLGDEDAPTDLSSNWKIHPQIGDQSLSSPSSSSSRQNSMRDFDLNDHPFFVDAGGSHNFDKPSCEARGTSGGSKLKEPVITIMGARVPVERKDRANQVQHAFLGAGLNMKSGVAARAVLPYSHLPPPAYGYTGLGTGPTMSIPPAYYVPGNIPYMVDSKGVPVTRFLDPGLNGAPSARPPFLMSVTNAPASSNSYGVFRPGLDLNSGMVSVEGGGREGGSFKQFIWQGQNGLMEEQMRTSSQPSSSGMIPKRKQPDSGWEPSHAYGHKQVTSWQ, from the coding sequence ATGACACTTGAAGATTTTTTCACTCTTACTGAGATGAAGGATGGGCTTTCAAATCTTGCTAGAGTTGAAGAGCTAATTTCTATGCTTCAAAAGCTAAAAGATTGCATTATAAATAATGCTGGTGATGCAGCAAGACAATGGTCAACTGTTGTAGGCACCTTAGCGGCCACAGGAAGCAAGGGATGTCTTGATCACTTTGTTCAGTTAAATGGACTTTGTTTTCTAAATCAGTGGCTTCAGGAGGCTCAGAAGTGCAGTATCAATGCCAATGACGGTGTTGTGGaagaattgataattaaactaTTAGCATTGCTTGAAAAGCTTCCAATCAACAGTGAAAAGTCAAATTCTTCTGGGGTTGGAATTACTGTTGAACGGCTCCTTAGTCACGATAACCTTCTAATCAAGGAAAGGGCAAAAATTCTGTATAATAAGTGGAAACATGCAGAAAATGCTGAGGGGAGTTGCAGTGATTCTGAGAAAGGTGAAAACAGTCATATTGAACAACCTAAACCTTCAGATAATGCACAGATTATTGAAGACGGCACATCCTCTGTATATCCTGTCTTTGGTATTTCTGCATCCAAAGGAGGAGCTGATGATGGGAGTTGTAAAGTAGAATCAGGAGGGACTGAATCCCACCAATCAGATGTTACCAGATGCTCAGACAGTTTACAGAAACCTGATTCCATTATCAGTGAGAGAACTTGTGTTCAAAATCAAACTGAGACTGCAACCTCTTCAACCTCTGCTGATGCAAATGTTACTTTAGGAGATGCCAATTCATCGGGATCATCGCTCATTTCAAACTCTTGTCAGGAGACATTATCTGTTACGGAAGAGTCTTCTGTTTGCCCTGCTGCAGGATTGCCTTCCTCTGGCACATGCAGTTCACAATTTGCTAGGGGAGAAGATGATCAACCCAATGTGTCAGTGTCGAAGGATGCTTCTGATGCTGATTGTGTTAAAGAGATGAAGGTGAATACAGTGGAAGAGAACCTATCTGAATCTGCTCAGATAGAAATATGCAATGTTCCACCATCTTCCAGTTTATCTGCTTCCGCATCTGAAGAGATTGCTGCAACAGAACCCACTGTATTGTGCAATTTAGATTCTCATAAGAATGAAGCTCATCCATTGGAGACTGGGGGACCGGAGCCAGAGATTGGGGGTGGTGACTGCAGGGTGCCAAATTGTTTGGGCAAACAGGTTGCACATGTCGCAAAGAATTTTCAAGATCTATATAGTCAATCATGCATGATTGGAAAGCTAGATGGTTCTGTTAATTCTCAACAGAGGGAGGAAGATGTCGAAAATGATGGTGGCATTAAAAATCTTGGCAGCGAGGTTGATTTAAAGCTAAGCAAAGGTGTGGTGATTCCCTGTCATTCTTCCAAAGAAAAGGAGACGAAAGCAAGTGGGGTGCTCAACCAAAAGTCAGATTTGGGTCTTGAGTATGAGATTGATGCATTAGAAGTTGCAAGGCAAGTGGCTATACAAGTGGAACGGGAAGTTGTTGACTATAGAGAACCTTTTAGCAGCTCTCCTGAGGTCAATTCTGGAGAGATGACTGGTGCCTATAGCCCTGATGTTGAAGAAGGAAAGCAGGATCAATCAGTGATTGGTGAAGTGAATGGAAATAAATCACCAGCTCATGAAAAAGATCACTCTGGTAATGCCTCTTCTCTGAAGGAAGATGGTTCAGGAATCACAGAGAATATTAGCACTGATCCTGAAAAACCTGAGCAAGGTTTAGAGTCAAGTAAGTTGAATTTCTCTGTTCAAGAACCACTTGGCAAGTCTGGTGGGAATAGATGTATCTTTGATCTGAATGCAAATATTTCTGCTGGGGAATCTGATTGCTTAGTGAGGCCCATCCATGGGGTGCCAGTCAATGTGTCTGCACCCATAGCTGTTGTTGCTGCTCCAAAAGGGTCTCCAGGATTGCCAGTTACCCCTCTCCACTTTGGAGGTGAACTGGGATGGAAGGGCTCTGCTGCCACAAGTGCTTTTCGACCAGCATCCCCTCGAAGAACTCCAGATGGTGAAAAGATGCATTTGAGCCCTAAACAGAAACCAAGCTTCCTTGGGATTGATCTGAATGTGGCTGAAAGCGAGGATGATGTTGCTAATGAACCATTATCTGTGAAACAATTACCTGCTTCCTCTGGCTTGCCTTCTGGGGATTCTTCTATTGAAGTCAGTTCAAGACGAGCAGAAAGGCTGATGTTGGATCTTAACCGCCTTGGGGATGAGGATGCACCGACCGATTTATCCTCGAATTGGAAGATCCATCCCCAGATTGGGGATCAaagcttgtcttctccatcatcatcatcttcaagaCAGAATTCCATGAGAGACTTTGACTTGAATGATCACCCATTTTTCGTTGATGCTGGTGGTTCACATAACTTTGATAAACCATCTTGCGAGGCCCGTGGCACATCTGGAGGATCAAAACTAAAAGAACCTGTTATCACAATCATGGGTGCAAGAGTTCCTGTTGAAAGGAAGGATCGTGCCAACCAAGTTCAGCATGCCTTTCTTGGGGCCGGACTGAATATGAAGTCTGGGGTAGCTGCTAGAGCGGTGCTGCCTTACTCCCACCTGCCCCCACCTGCTTATGGGTATACTGGACTTGGGACAGGGCCTACCATGTCTATTCCTCCAGCATACTATGTACCTGGGAACATTCCTTACATGGTGGATTCTAAAGGAGTTCCTGTAACACGTTTTTTGGACCCAGGACTGAATGGTGCACCATCCGCAAGGCCGCCTTTTCTTATGAGTGTAACGAATGCACCTGCAAGTTCAAATTCGTATGGGGTTTTCCGACCTGGTCTGGATTTGAATTCTGGGATGGTGTCAGTGGAGGGTGGGGGCAGGGAAGGTGGAAGTTTTAAGCAATTCATTTGGCAAGGGCAGAATGGTTTGATGGAAGAACAAATGAGGACTTCGTCACAGCCTTCCAGTTCAGGGATGATACCGAAACGGAAGCAGCCAGACTCTGGGTGGGAGCCGTCTCATGCTTATGGTCACAAACAGGTGACATCATGGCAATAG